One Gemmatimonadaceae bacterium DNA window includes the following coding sequences:
- the alr gene encoding alanine racemase: MQSLLTRAWVEIDLGALLRNGARVAEFAAARLLPMVKADAYGLGATRVACALQELDPWGFGVATVGEGDELRRAGIDRPILVFTPLLIEEFDTARRARLTPTLGSAEAIREWARAGLPWHLAIDTGMNRAGVSWREVAQLRDVVAASPPQGVFTHFHSAERADGSREEQEKRFAHVLAELPVRPEMIHAENSPAVARHSVREKGRWTLARPGIFLYGVGSGDGAEIAPDPVVSLRARVVDTRDIEQGDTVSYGATFRADGRRRIATLAIGYADGYRRALSNIGTVLVRGRRAPVAGLVTMDMTMIDVTNIPCEIGDVVTLIGADGDERLTVADVAASADLSPYEVLTGLRSRLPRRYVNDTAHPEGDE, from the coding sequence ATGCAAAGCCTTCTGACACGCGCCTGGGTCGAGATCGACCTCGGCGCGTTGCTGCGAAACGGAGCACGCGTCGCCGAGTTTGCCGCCGCGCGTCTGCTGCCGATGGTCAAGGCGGACGCATACGGACTCGGCGCGACGCGCGTTGCCTGTGCGCTGCAGGAGCTCGATCCGTGGGGCTTTGGCGTCGCGACGGTTGGCGAGGGTGACGAGCTGCGCCGCGCCGGTATCGATCGGCCCATTCTCGTCTTCACTCCCTTGTTGATCGAAGAGTTCGACACGGCGCGTCGCGCTCGCCTAACGCCAACCCTGGGGAGCGCTGAAGCCATTCGCGAGTGGGCGCGCGCGGGCCTTCCGTGGCACCTCGCCATCGACACCGGAATGAACCGCGCCGGTGTTTCCTGGCGTGAGGTCGCCCAGCTCCGCGACGTCGTCGCCGCGTCGCCGCCGCAAGGAGTATTTACTCATTTCCACTCCGCTGAGCGCGCCGACGGTTCGCGCGAGGAGCAGGAGAAGCGCTTCGCGCACGTCCTCGCCGAGCTGCCCGTGCGTCCAGAGATGATTCACGCCGAAAATAGCCCGGCCGTCGCGAGGCACAGCGTGCGGGAGAAGGGACGTTGGACCCTGGCGCGACCGGGGATCTTCCTGTACGGCGTGGGATCGGGAGATGGTGCGGAGATCGCGCCGGATCCGGTGGTGTCGCTGCGCGCGCGCGTCGTCGACACGCGCGACATCGAGCAGGGAGACACCGTCAGCTACGGTGCAACGTTTCGTGCCGACGGTCGGCGTCGCATCGCGACGCTCGCGATCGGCTACGCCGACGGCTATCGCCGCGCGTTGAGCAATATTGGAACGGTTCTCGTCCGCGGACGGCGCGCGCCCGTCGCCGGCCTCGTGACGATGGACATGACGATGATCGACGTGACCAACATCCCATGCGAAATCGGTGACGTTGTGACACTGATCGGAGCCGACGGCGACGAGAGACTGACCGTCGCCGACGTCGCGGCGTCGGCCGACCTCTCGCCGTATGAGGTCCTCACCGGCCTGCGCTCGCGCCTGCCACGTCGTTATGTAAACGACACGGCGCATCCCGAGGGCGATGAGTAA
- the ftsY gene encoding signal recognition particle-docking protein FtsY — protein MRLLRKKSDSPRRSLWQRIKDVALMDVGVAVRGVEAGSLERLEELLLEADFGVPVTLRLVEDVERLAQRGDVKTRDQFQEALRRGVEDALRAGNSDPRLTAPSGAPFVILIAGVNGAGKTTFIGKLSAEFHRERKHVLVAAGDTFRAGAIDQLRLWAERTGAEFVGARAGSDPAAVAFDAIDAAIARKADVVIIDTAGRLHTSENLMDELKKVARVIARRLPGAPHETLLVLDGTIGQNAVQQAKTFAAAVPVTGLVVTKLDGTARGGIVVAVHEAIDVPVKFLSVGEGADDIVAFDAAAFSEDLLSDE, from the coding sequence GTGCGTCTTCTTCGTAAGAAATCCGATTCGCCGCGTCGCTCGCTCTGGCAGCGCATCAAGGACGTGGCTCTCATGGACGTCGGCGTCGCCGTCCGCGGCGTCGAGGCGGGATCGCTGGAACGGCTCGAGGAGTTGTTGCTCGAGGCTGACTTCGGCGTACCCGTCACACTGCGTCTGGTCGAGGACGTCGAGCGACTCGCGCAGCGCGGCGACGTCAAGACGCGCGACCAGTTTCAGGAGGCGTTGCGCCGTGGCGTCGAAGACGCGCTACGCGCCGGAAACAGCGATCCGCGCCTAACGGCGCCCAGCGGTGCGCCGTTCGTCATTCTCATCGCCGGCGTGAACGGTGCCGGCAAGACGACCTTCATCGGGAAACTCAGTGCGGAATTTCACCGTGAGCGCAAGCACGTACTCGTCGCGGCGGGCGACACCTTCCGCGCGGGCGCCATCGATCAGCTGCGACTCTGGGCGGAGCGTACGGGCGCCGAGTTCGTCGGCGCGCGCGCCGGCAGCGATCCTGCGGCCGTCGCCTTCGATGCGATCGACGCCGCGATTGCTCGTAAGGCAGACGTCGTCATCATCGATACCGCGGGCCGGCTGCACACCAGCGAGAACCTGATGGACGAGCTCAAGAAGGTCGCGCGAGTCATCGCGAGGCGCTTGCCAGGAGCGCCTCACGAGACGTTGCTCGTCCTCGATGGGACGATCGGCCAGAACGCGGTGCAGCAGGCGAAGACGTTCGCGGCCGCGGTTCCTGTCACAGGACTCGTCGTCACAAAACTCGATGGAACAGCGCGCGGGGGTATTGTAGTCGCCGTGCACGAGGCGATCGATGTGCCCGTGAAGTTTCTCTCCGTCGGAGAAGGCGCCGACGACATCGTCGCGTTCGACGCAGCGGCATTCTCCGAGGACCTTCTCAGCGACGAGTGA
- a CDS encoding HAMP domain-containing sensor histidine kinase, whose translation MGLLTIAVILVIPLLIAVQAMDRLHRDARALRDKEFAASLLLGRLREGLNVLRRQETALLFVHDAHTRDTMDAQLKIVAATADSLKNFNLDKSAGDVARHIGEIEAWAPEEYAAALADHRDEAEQISSTHLVPALGGADLSLLEAERALRQRTAERVASAAIEISRAKNVSAMAEIGALILAALIGVWLTRHIARPVRDLERGMEAVANGNLGYKLPLSPSRADEFGRLATSFEEMTKQLTELDKLKAEFVSVASHELKTPINVVQGYVQLLDEGVYGALSEQQRAVLQTLETQIQSLARLVKQLLDVSRFEAGGGKLELRRVALGPFLDDLERAFHVLAVQRSIRFVVHRADGLPSEVMWDADRMNEVLGNLLSNAFKFTPRNGEVDLSIDPVNGSVQIDVRDSGAGIPPEQVPHIFDKFYQADNQVEGSKGSGLGLAIAKNIVEAHGGTIQCESTPGVGTTFTITLPTRTSRRASLPRREPAEAA comes from the coding sequence GTGGGCCTCCTCACCATCGCGGTAATTCTGGTGATACCGCTGTTGATTGCGGTACAGGCCATGGATCGGCTGCACCGCGATGCTCGGGCGCTCCGCGATAAGGAATTCGCTGCATCCCTCCTGCTCGGCCGGCTCCGCGAAGGACTGAACGTTCTTCGACGACAGGAGACAGCGCTCCTCTTCGTGCACGACGCGCACACCCGCGACACGATGGACGCGCAGCTGAAGATCGTCGCCGCAACGGCTGACTCGTTGAAGAATTTCAATCTCGACAAGTCCGCCGGTGACGTCGCAAGGCACATCGGTGAGATCGAGGCGTGGGCGCCGGAGGAGTACGCCGCGGCCCTGGCCGATCACCGCGACGAAGCGGAGCAGATCTCGTCGACGCACCTCGTTCCAGCACTTGGCGGCGCTGATCTCAGCCTTCTCGAAGCAGAACGTGCCTTACGCCAGCGAACTGCGGAGCGCGTCGCGTCAGCGGCGATCGAGATCTCGAGGGCAAAGAACGTCTCCGCCATGGCCGAGATCGGCGCGCTGATTCTTGCCGCCCTCATTGGCGTCTGGCTTACGCGTCACATCGCACGGCCGGTGAGAGATCTGGAAAGAGGTATGGAGGCAGTCGCCAACGGAAATCTTGGCTACAAGCTGCCGCTCTCGCCCTCGCGCGCAGACGAATTTGGCCGGCTGGCGACGAGCTTCGAGGAAATGACGAAGCAGCTCACCGAGCTCGACAAGCTGAAGGCCGAGTTCGTTTCGGTCGCGTCCCACGAGCTCAAGACCCCCATCAATGTGGTGCAGGGCTACGTGCAGCTCCTGGATGAGGGCGTCTACGGTGCGCTCAGCGAACAACAGCGGGCGGTGCTCCAGACGCTCGAAACCCAGATTCAGTCGCTGGCGCGACTCGTGAAGCAGCTTCTCGACGTGAGTCGATTCGAGGCGGGCGGCGGCAAGCTCGAGCTGCGCCGCGTCGCACTCGGCCCCTTCCTCGACGACCTGGAGCGCGCCTTTCACGTTCTCGCCGTTCAACGTTCCATTCGTTTCGTCGTGCATCGCGCCGACGGCTTGCCGAGCGAGGTGATGTGGGACGCGGACCGCATGAACGAAGTGCTCGGGAATCTGCTCTCGAACGCGTTCAAGTTCACACCGCGCAACGGAGAGGTGGATCTGTCGATCGATCCGGTGAACGGCTCGGTCCAGATCGACGTGCGCGACTCGGGTGCCGGCATACCGCCCGAGCAGGTTCCACACATCTTCGATAAATTCTACCAAGCTGATAATCAGGTAGAGGGATCGAAGGGTTCTGGGCTAGGCCTCGCGATCGCGAAGAACATCGTCGAGGCGCATGGAGGCACCATTCAGTGCGAGAGCACGCCGGGCGTGGGAACGACATTTACGATCACTCTGCCGACGCGGACGAGCCGCCGCGCATCGTTGCCACGCCGCGAGCCTGCGGAGGCCGCGTAA
- the asnS gene encoding asparagine--tRNA ligase, translating to MHDYIPRIADLREFVGSTVTLHGWVTHLRSSGKVAFAVIRDGTGIAQAVFVKTSLPAEAWERFASLTLETSVTIRGEVKADARAPGGFEIAAADLEIVGPSPLDYPIQPKEHGVDFLLDHRHFWLRSNRQRAIFTVRNEIEQAIHDFFYERGFLRIDTPILTAAIGERSGLFETEYFEEGKAYLAQTGQLYGEAAAAAFGKIYTFGPTFRAEKSKTRRHLTEFWMIEPEVAWYDSAANMRLQEDFVSFLVRRVLDRCSDSLRMLERDTSKLESVKPPFVRLDYSEAVEIVKKKGSATTWGEDLGAEDETLIVADYDKPVFVMNYPKVAKAFYMKENPADPRTVLCDDCLAPEGYGEIIGGSQREDDYDRLVRRIKEEGLPLDAYDWYLDLRRYGTFVHSGFGLGLERTVAWICGLSHIREVIAFPRMMSRLKP from the coding sequence ATGCACGATTACATACCGCGCATCGCCGACCTCCGCGAGTTCGTCGGATCGACGGTGACGCTGCACGGCTGGGTGACACACCTCAGATCCTCCGGCAAGGTTGCGTTCGCCGTAATTCGCGATGGGACCGGGATCGCACAAGCGGTCTTTGTAAAAACGTCGTTACCAGCCGAAGCCTGGGAGCGGTTTGCATCGCTCACCCTGGAGACCTCCGTCACAATTCGTGGCGAGGTCAAGGCGGACGCGCGTGCGCCGGGCGGATTCGAAATCGCCGCCGCTGATCTCGAGATCGTCGGTCCAAGTCCGCTCGACTATCCAATTCAGCCCAAGGAGCACGGCGTCGACTTTCTCCTCGACCACCGTCACTTCTGGCTCCGCAGCAATCGACAGCGCGCCATCTTCACGGTGCGGAACGAAATCGAGCAAGCGATCCACGACTTCTTTTACGAGCGTGGGTTTCTCCGCATCGACACGCCGATTCTCACCGCGGCGATCGGCGAGCGGAGCGGCTTGTTCGAGACTGAGTACTTCGAGGAAGGAAAGGCATACCTCGCACAGACCGGCCAGCTATATGGAGAGGCGGCGGCCGCTGCGTTTGGAAAGATCTACACGTTCGGACCAACGTTCCGCGCCGAGAAATCCAAAACGCGCCGTCATCTCACCGAGTTCTGGATGATCGAGCCGGAAGTGGCGTGGTACGACTCCGCGGCGAACATGCGCCTGCAGGAAGATTTCGTCTCGTTTCTCGTCCGCCGCGTGCTCGATCGATGCTCGGATTCATTGCGAATGCTGGAGCGCGACACGTCGAAGCTCGAGAGCGTGAAGCCGCCATTCGTACGCCTCGACTACTCGGAGGCGGTTGAGATCGTGAAGAAGAAGGGTAGCGCGACGACGTGGGGCGAAGACCTCGGCGCGGAAGATGAGACGCTGATCGTCGCAGACTATGATAAGCCGGTCTTCGTCATGAACTATCCGAAAGTCGCGAAGGCCTTCTACATGAAGGAGAACCCGGCCGATCCCCGCACCGTGTTGTGCGATGACTGTCTCGCACCGGAAGGCTACGGCGAGATCATCGGCGGATCGCAACGTGAGGACGACTACGACCGACTCGTCAGGCGGATCAAGGAGGAGGGGTTACCGCTCGACGCGTACGACTGGTACCTCGACCTTCGCCGCTACGGAACGTTCGTGCACTCCGGCTTCGGTCTTGGTCTCGAGCGCACGGTCGCGTGGATTTGCGGCTTGTCGCACATTCGCGAAGTGATCGCGTTCCCGCGAATGATGTCGCGGCTGAAGCCCTGA
- a CDS encoding phosphopentomutase has translation MSKRAIIIVLDGVGIGAAPDAATYGDVGSDTLGNISRAVGAMELPNLERAGLGNIAPLAGVAPIDAPAGAWGLMVPRSAGKDSTSGHWEIAGVHLARPFPTYPKGFPSSLVETFAERTGRGVIGNVVGSGTAIIDQFGAEHERTGCWVLYTSADSVFQVAAHEGVVPLAELYSACEIARAMLVAPNDVSRVIARPFVGSAGAYSRTKNRRDFSIAPPAETLLDALASAGIPRTGVGKVDDLFAGRAITSQHTAGNADGIVCIRTWIEKAQSGLLFGNLVDFDQQFGHRNDVPGFYQALREFDAALPSFVSALREDDLLFITADHGNDPTTPSTDHARECVPLLALGPRVSGVAVGTRETFADLGATIADWFAVPFAGAGRSFLRTLLAA, from the coding sequence ATGAGTAAACGCGCAATCATCATCGTCCTCGACGGCGTCGGCATCGGCGCCGCGCCGGACGCGGCGACCTACGGCGACGTCGGCAGTGACACGCTCGGAAATATTTCGCGTGCTGTTGGCGCAATGGAGCTTCCCAACCTCGAGCGCGCCGGCCTCGGCAACATCGCTCCGCTCGCCGGCGTTGCGCCGATCGACGCGCCCGCCGGTGCGTGGGGACTCATGGTTCCGCGCTCGGCGGGAAAAGACAGCACCTCCGGGCACTGGGAGATCGCTGGCGTGCACCTGGCGCGTCCATTCCCGACGTACCCGAAGGGATTTCCCTCGTCGCTCGTCGAGACGTTCGCCGAGCGCACCGGACGCGGCGTGATCGGGAACGTCGTCGGAAGCGGAACGGCGATCATCGATCAGTTTGGTGCCGAACACGAACGCACCGGTTGTTGGGTGCTCTACACGTCGGCCGACTCCGTTTTTCAGGTCGCGGCGCACGAGGGCGTCGTGCCGCTCGCGGAGTTGTACTCCGCATGCGAGATCGCGCGGGCAATGCTCGTCGCGCCCAATGACGTGTCGCGAGTGATTGCGCGACCATTCGTCGGTTCGGCCGGCGCATACTCGCGAACGAAGAATCGGCGCGACTTTTCGATCGCGCCGCCCGCGGAAACGCTGCTCGACGCGCTCGCGTCCGCAGGGATCCCGCGCACCGGCGTCGGAAAGGTCGACGACCTTTTCGCCGGTCGAGCCATCACGTCGCAGCACACGGCGGGCAATGCGGACGGCATCGTCTGCATTCGTACCTGGATCGAAAAGGCCCAGAGTGGGTTGCTGTTTGGCAACCTTGTAGATTTCGACCAGCAATTCGGGCACCGGAACGACGTTCCGGGGTTCTATCAGGCGTTGCGCGAGTTCGACGCCGCCCTGCCGTCATTCGTGTCTGCCCTGAGAGAGGACGACCTGCTGTTCATTACCGCCGACCACGGAAACGATCCAACCACGCCGTCGACCGATCACGCGCGTGAGTGCGTGCCCCTGCTCGCCTTGGGCCCGCGTGTTTCCGGCGTAGCGGTCGGCACACGCGAGACCTTTGCGGACCTCGGCGCCACGATCGCCGACTGGTTCGCCGTTCCGTTTGCCGGCGCCGGCAGGTCTTTTCTCCGGACCTTACTGGCCGCATAA
- a CDS encoding cytidine deaminase, whose amino-acid sequence MASDQSAIVEAQGDRVMTMLRERAFGAMARAYAPYSRFRVGAALLATDGSITEGCNVENAAFPAGICAERSAVAAAVARGNRAFDSITIATEAEEPTPPCGICRQVLEEFSPHLLVVSITSEGREARWTLDELLPRAFTPKSLDRR is encoded by the coding sequence ATGGCAAGCGACCAATCGGCGATCGTCGAGGCGCAGGGCGACCGCGTCATGACGATGCTACGAGAGCGCGCCTTCGGCGCCATGGCCCGCGCCTATGCCCCGTACTCCCGCTTTCGCGTTGGAGCAGCACTCCTCGCGACGGATGGCAGCATCACGGAAGGGTGCAACGTGGAGAACGCGGCCTTCCCCGCTGGCATCTGCGCGGAGCGGAGCGCCGTCGCGGCGGCGGTCGCTCGCGGCAATCGGGCATTCGATTCGATCACGATCGCGACCGAAGCCGAAGAGCCAACTCCGCCCTGCGGCATTTGCCGCCAGGTACTGGAAGAATTCTCACCACACTTGCTCGTGGTCAGCATCACGAGCGAGGGACGCGAAGCGCGCTGGACGCTGGATGAGCTCCTTCCGCGCGCATTTACCCCCAAATCTTTGGACCGGCGATGA
- the mazG gene encoding nucleoside triphosphate pyrophosphohydrolase — protein MQAKPTLEDTLSLMRDLRRRCEWDAAQTHESLRPYLIEEAYEVDDAIRAGNDALLREELGDLLLQVLFHSVVAEERGAFDFHDVAETFLTKMKGRHPHLYGDGARQPWERMKARKRESIVDGLPADLPSLHRSFRLQDRAAGVGFDWPDVRGPIDKVREEIDEVCEEIAAHPDLESHSSTPRYDEHHERLEDELGDLLFAVVNLCRKAGVHPALALDRANIKFARRFKRVEQLATERGLRVGEASLAELDRIWDEVKTSDG, from the coding sequence ATGCAAGCGAAACCGACACTTGAGGATACGCTATCACTGATGCGCGATCTGCGGCGTCGGTGCGAGTGGGACGCGGCGCAGACACACGAGTCGTTGCGACCGTACTTGATTGAAGAAGCCTACGAAGTCGACGACGCGATTCGTGCTGGCAACGATGCGCTGCTTCGCGAAGAGCTTGGCGACCTCCTGCTCCAGGTGCTGTTCCACTCGGTCGTTGCCGAAGAACGAGGTGCGTTCGACTTTCATGACGTCGCGGAAACCTTTCTCACGAAGATGAAGGGAAGACATCCGCACCTGTACGGAGACGGCGCACGCCAGCCGTGGGAACGGATGAAGGCAAGGAAGCGGGAAAGCATCGTCGATGGTCTTCCCGCAGATCTCCCTTCACTGCACCGCTCGTTCCGTCTCCAGGATCGGGCCGCGGGTGTCGGCTTCGACTGGCCCGATGTCCGCGGACCAATCGACAAGGTACGAGAAGAGATCGACGAGGTCTGCGAAGAGATCGCGGCCCATCCGGATCTCGAGTCGCACTCCTCGACGCCACGCTACGACGAGCACCACGAGCGATTGGAGGACGAGCTCGGCGATCTTCTATTCGCAGTTGTGAATCTGTGTCGTAAGGCAGGCGTACACCCGGCGCTCGCGCTCGATCGCGCCAACATCAAATTCGCGCGGCGGTTCAAGCGGGTCGAACAGCTCGCTACCGAACGCGGTCTTCGCGTTGGCGAGGCATCGCTGGCGGAGCTCGATCGAATCTGGGATGAGGTGAAAACGAGTGATGGGTGA
- a CDS encoding ATP-binding protein → MDVEHRIGRSSLTDQRQVESNGPPADAPLILVADDVPANVELLFDQLHVLGFRAIPAHDGPSALKACFDSKPDLCILDVSMPAGDLGCDDRSTGFEVCRRIKRDPRTKNIPVIFVTALNDTTDRVKAIEAGGDDFLTKPHNRLVLGARVRSLLKLKAATDALEESLRKQRELQKMRDDLMKMIVHDLKTPLTSVLATMEMLLDGDFGSLVEDQRKAVGEAEGKAEDLLALINDVLEVSRIEEAELTLDLQPIAPGAFLTEIEHEWEVRFQQEGTEATVEVADDAPVFEADKELLKRVLNNLVQNAVTHSAQAVKIEFKARKDGDGVLFTVSDNGPGIPPQYHEVIFRKFERVKTQGVPRTRSSGLGLAFCKLVVDAHGGRIWVQSAEGQGSAFHFTLPLKPPQRVVRVSGAPLV, encoded by the coding sequence ATGGACGTTGAGCATCGGATTGGGCGTTCGTCCCTGACCGATCAGCGACAGGTGGAGAGCAACGGTCCTCCCGCCGATGCGCCGCTGATTCTCGTCGCCGACGACGTTCCGGCGAACGTGGAGCTGTTGTTCGATCAGCTCCATGTGCTGGGCTTTCGTGCAATCCCCGCGCACGACGGACCGTCCGCGTTGAAAGCGTGCTTCGACAGCAAGCCCGATCTCTGCATTCTCGACGTGTCGATGCCGGCCGGTGACCTCGGCTGCGACGACCGGTCGACGGGATTCGAGGTCTGTCGTCGCATCAAGCGCGATCCCCGCACGAAGAACATCCCCGTCATTTTCGTCACCGCGCTCAACGACACCACCGACCGCGTGAAGGCGATCGAAGCGGGCGGCGATGACTTTCTGACGAAGCCGCACAATCGACTCGTCCTCGGCGCTCGTGTTCGGAGCCTTCTCAAGCTCAAAGCGGCCACCGACGCGCTCGAGGAGAGCCTTCGCAAGCAGCGCGAGCTGCAGAAAATGCGCGATGATCTCATGAAGATGATCGTGCACGATCTGAAGACGCCACTGACCTCCGTCCTGGCCACGATGGAGATGCTGCTCGACGGTGACTTCGGTTCGCTCGTCGAAGACCAGCGAAAGGCAGTTGGCGAGGCGGAAGGCAAGGCCGAGGATCTTCTCGCGCTCATCAACGACGTGCTCGAGGTGTCGCGCATCGAGGAGGCCGAGCTCACGCTCGACCTGCAGCCGATCGCGCCCGGTGCGTTTCTCACCGAGATCGAGCACGAATGGGAGGTTCGCTTTCAGCAGGAAGGCACCGAGGCCACCGTCGAAGTTGCGGATGACGCACCCGTATTCGAGGCTGATAAGGAACTGCTCAAGCGCGTGCTGAACAATCTCGTTCAGAACGCCGTCACGCACTCGGCGCAGGCGGTGAAGATCGAGTTCAAGGCGCGGAAGGATGGTGACGGTGTGCTCTTCACCGTCTCCGACAACGGGCCGGGCATCCCGCCGCAATACCACGAAGTGATATTTCGCAAGTTTGAACGTGTGAAAACCCAGGGCGTGCCGCGCACGCGCAGCTCGGGTCTCGGGCTCGCCTTCTGCAAGCTGGTCGTCGACGCGCACGGCGGTCGGATCTGGGTTCAGAGTGCCGAAGGGCAGGGAAGCGCCTTCCACTTCACCTTGCCGCTCAAGCCGCCGCAGCGCGTCGTCCGCGTGTCCGGCGCACCGCTCGTTTAA
- the recG gene encoding ATP-dependent DNA helicase RecG, with protein MSSPQSRPGAGQRLFLDTGITYLKGVGPARAEAFRRLGVITAGDLLYHIPHRYEDASTVAAIASLEPGMQGTVIGRVISKGIIPTRRGLRIFQAVLRDESGMIEVSWPGQPFLDRTISKGDTLLVTGSVRFFHGRQLQPREFINLGDDESGTAEGRVLSVYPATEGLSFKIIRSIIDNHLDALLPLVSEYLPNDVLAAAQVPAIRDALRMVHRPVSLAEAMRGRERLAFEELFFVNLLHLRAKSLAREERRGIRFENKRQLTTRLKDNLPFQLTGAQTRATREIFADMCSEHRMQRLLQGDVGSGKTIVALFAALLAIENGYQAAIMVPTELLAEQHWHTMTTLLAPSGVEPLLLTGSLSARERKDVAQRLFSTDPVLVIGTHALVQEATLFARLGFVAVDEQHRFGVEQRKALAAKGEAPDVLLMTATPIPRSLALTLYGDLDLSVLDERPPGRQPVMTAMRRESARDRVMLFVDRQLEEGRQAYIVYPVIEESEKTDLKAATTMYEALAAGPFAQRRVALLHGRVDAAQRDAIMRRFRDREIDVLVATTVIEVGIDVPNATVMVIEHPERFGLSQLHQLRGRVGRGAEESFCILLGDVSPDAADRLRVFSSTDDGFEIARADLRIRGMGDLFGERQSGVPTFRVADPLRDEALGERARLAAESLLVHDPDLGAAEQAGLRRVLGERYRRSLELFRVG; from the coding sequence ATGTCGTCACCGCAATCGCGCCCGGGAGCGGGACAGCGGCTCTTTCTCGATACCGGCATCACCTATCTCAAGGGTGTCGGTCCCGCTCGCGCGGAGGCGTTCCGGCGACTCGGCGTCATCACCGCGGGCGATTTGCTATACCACATTCCTCATCGCTACGAAGACGCGAGCACCGTTGCCGCGATCGCGTCGCTCGAACCGGGCATGCAGGGCACGGTCATCGGCCGCGTGATCTCCAAGGGGATCATCCCGACCAGACGAGGCCTGCGAATCTTTCAAGCCGTCCTTCGCGATGAGAGCGGAATGATCGAGGTCTCATGGCCCGGCCAGCCCTTCCTCGACCGTACGATATCCAAGGGCGACACGCTGCTCGTCACCGGGAGCGTGCGCTTCTTCCACGGTCGCCAGCTGCAGCCTCGCGAATTCATCAATCTCGGCGACGACGAGAGCGGAACCGCCGAGGGCCGTGTGCTATCGGTGTATCCGGCGACGGAGGGTCTGTCGTTCAAGATCATCCGGTCGATCATCGACAACCACCTCGACGCGTTGCTGCCGCTCGTCAGCGAGTACTTGCCTAACGACGTCCTCGCGGCGGCTCAGGTGCCGGCGATCCGTGATGCGTTGCGCATGGTGCATCGACCCGTGTCGCTCGCGGAAGCGATGCGTGGCCGGGAGCGATTGGCGTTCGAGGAGCTGTTCTTCGTGAACTTGCTCCATCTCCGAGCGAAATCACTCGCGCGCGAGGAGCGGCGCGGCATTCGCTTCGAGAACAAGCGCCAACTCACCACCCGGCTCAAGGACAACTTGCCCTTTCAGCTCACGGGCGCTCAGACACGCGCGACGCGCGAGATCTTCGCCGACATGTGCAGCGAGCATCGCATGCAACGGCTCTTGCAGGGTGACGTCGGCAGCGGCAAAACGATCGTCGCCCTCTTCGCTGCGCTGCTCGCGATCGAGAACGGCTATCAGGCGGCGATCATGGTGCCGACCGAGTTACTCGCCGAGCAGCACTGGCACACGATGACGACGCTCCTCGCGCCATCGGGTGTCGAGCCGCTCCTGCTCACGGGAAGTCTCTCGGCGCGGGAGCGAAAGGACGTCGCGCAGCGACTGTTCTCGACCGACCCGGTGCTCGTCATCGGAACGCACGCGCTCGTTCAGGAGGCGACGCTGTTCGCGCGCCTCGGTTTCGTCGCTGTCGACGAGCAGCATCGCTTCGGCGTCGAGCAGCGCAAGGCGCTTGCGGCGAAGGGTGAAGCGCCGGACGTGCTCCTCATGACAGCGACACCGATTCCGCGCTCGTTGGCGCTCACACTATACGGTGATCTCGATCTGAGCGTGCTCGACGAGCGGCCACCAGGTCGTCAGCCCGTGATGACGGCCATGCGGCGCGAGTCGGCGCGCGATCGCGTGATGCTGTTCGTCGATCGTCAGCTCGAGGAGGGGCGCCAGGCGTACATCGTCTATCCCGTGATCGAGGAATCCGAGAAGACGGACCTCAAGGCGGCAACGACGATGTACGAGGCGCTTGCCGCCGGCCCCTTCGCGCAGCGACGAGTTGCCTTGCTCCACGGCCGCGTCGACGCCGCACAGCGCGATGCGATCATGCGGCGTTTCCGCGATCGCGAGATCGACGTGCTCGTCGCGACGACGGTGATCGAAGTCGGCATCGACGTGCCTAACGCGACGGTCATGGTCATCGAGCATCCGGAACGGTTCGGTCTGTCGCAGTTGCATCAGTTGCGCGGACGCGTCGGGCGCGGCGCCGAAGAGTCCTTCTGCATCCTGCTCGGCGACGTGAGTCCGGATGCGGCCGATCGATTGAGAGTCTTCTCTTCGACTGACGACGGCTTCGAGATCGCGCGCGCGGATCTGCGGATTCGCGGCATGGGCGATCTGTTCGGCGAGCGACAGAGTGGCGTGCCGACATTCCGCGTTGCCGATCCGCTCAGGGATGAGGCACTCGGCGAGCGCGCGCGACTCGCCGCCGAAAGTCTGCTCGTGCACGATCCCGATCTCGGCGCGGCCGAGCAGGCGGGACTTCGTCGTGTGTTAGGCGAGCGTTACCGGCGATCGCTCGAGCTGTTCAGGGTTGGCTAA